In a genomic window of Callithrix jacchus isolate 240 chromosome 22, calJac240_pri, whole genome shotgun sequence:
- the IL27RA gene encoding interleukin-27 receptor subunit alpha isoform X3, protein MGASWGPGSPLQVTRPEPKVMRKLRCREDKLLAQGHTALKQQSRSNKTQTVAVAAGQSWVSIPREQLTMSDKLLVWGTKTGQPLWPPIFVNLETQMKPNAPRLGPDVDFSEDEPLEATVHWTPPTWPSHKVLICQFQYRRCQEVAWTLLEPELKTVPLAPLEIQDLDLATGYEVHGRCRMDKEEDFLWGEWSPILSFQTPPSAPKDVWVSGNLCGTPGGEEPLLLWKPPGPCVQVSYKVWFWAGGRELSLEGVTCCNSSIPSGAEWARVSAVNATSWEPLTELSLVCLDSASAPHSVAVSSITGSTELLVTWQLGPGEPQEHVVGWAGDGDPLKKLNWVRLPPGNLSALLPGNFTAGVPYRITVTTVSASGLASAPPVWGFREELAPLVGPMLWRLQDAPPGTPAIAWGEVPRHQLRGHLTHYTLCSRSGNRPSVCMNVSCHTQSVTLPDLPWGPCELWVTASTIAGQGPPGPILRLHLPDNTLRWKVLLGLPFLWALFLMGCGLMLATSGRCHHLRHKMLPRWVWEKVPDPANSSSGQPHMEQVPEAQSLGDFPILEVEEMEPPPQVMESPQHPQNTAPLDSGYEKHFLPTPEELGLLGPLRPQVLA, encoded by the exons atgaggaaactgaggtgcagagaagATAAgttacttgctcaaggtcacacagctctgaAGCAgcagag CCGTTCCAATAAAACCCAGACGGTGGCAGTGGCGGCCGGGCAGAGCTGGGTGTCCATTCCTCGGGAACAGCTCACCATGTCTGACAAACTCCTTGTCTGGGGGACTAAGACAGGCCAGCCTCTCTGGCCTCCCATCTTCGTGAACCTGGAAACCCAAA TGAAGCCAAACGCCCCCCGGCTGGGTCCTGATGTGGACTTTTCTGAGGATGAACCCCTGGAGGCCACTGTCCATTGGACCCCACCTACGTGGCCATCTCATAAAGTTCTGATCTGCCAATTCCAATACCGAAGATGCCAGGAGGTGGCCTGGACCCTG CTGGAACCGGAGCTGAAGACGGTACCCCTGGCCCCTCTTGAGATCCAAGATTTGGATCTAGCCACCGGCTACGAAGTGCATGGCCGCTGCCGAATGGACAAAGAAGAGGATTTTTTGTGGGGCGAGTGGAGCCCCATTTTGTCCTTCCAGACACCGCCTTCTG CTCCAAAAGATGTGTGGGTGTCAGGGAACCTCTGTGGGACGCCTGGAGGAGAGGAACCGTTGCTTCTATGGAAG cccccaggGCCCTGTGTGCAGGTGAGCTACAAGGTCTGGTTCTGGGCTGGAGGGCGTGAGCTGAGTCTGGAGGGAGTTACCTGCTGCAATTCCTCTATTCCCAGCGGGGCAGAGTGGGCCAGGGTGTCTGCTGTGAATGCCACAAGCTGGGAGCCTCTCACCGAGCTCTCTCTGGTCTGCTTGG ATTCAGCCTCTGCCCCCCATAGCGTGGCAGTCAGCAGCATCACTGGGAGCACGGAGCTACTGGTGACCTGGCAGCTGGGGCCTGGGGAGCCACAGGAGCACGTGGTGGGCTGGGCTGGAGATGGGGACCCCCTAAAGAAACTCAACTGGGTCCGGCTTCCCCCTGGGAACCTCAGTGCTCTTTTACCAG GGAATTTCACGGCCGGGGTCCCCTACCGGATCACTGTGACCACAGTCTCTGCTTCGGGCTTGGCCTCTGCACCCCCCGTCTGGGGGTTCAGAGAGGAACTAG caCCCCTAGTGGGGCCAATGCTTTGGCGACTCCAAGATGCCCCTCCAGGGACCCCTGCCATAGCATGGGGAGAGGTCCCAAGGCACCAGCTTCGGGGCCACCTCACCCACTACACCTTGTGTTCACGAAGTGGAAACCGCCCCTCCGTCTGCATGAATG TGAGTTGCCACACACAGAGTGTCACCCTGCCTGACCTTCCTTGGGGTCCCTGTGAGCTGTGGGTGACGGCATCCACCATTGCTGGACAAGGGCCCCCTGGTCCCATCCTCCGGCTTCACCTACCAG ATAACACCCTGAGGTGGAAAGTTCTGCTGGGCCTCCCGTTCTTGTGGGCCTTGTTCCTGATGGGCTGTGGCCTGATGCTGGCCACCTCTGGAAG GTGCCACCACCTACGGCACAAGATGCTGCCCCGCTGGGTCTGGGAGAAGGTTCCTGATCCTGCCAACAGCAGTTCAGGCCAGCCCCACATGGAG CAAGTCCCTGAGGCCCAGTCCCTTGGGGACTTCCCCATACTGGAAGTGGAGGAGATGGAGCCACCACCGCAGGTTATGGAGTCCCCCCAGCACCCCCAGAACACCGCCCCGCTTGACTCTGGGTATGAGAAGCACTTCCTGCCCACGCCCGAGGAGCTGGGGCTGCTGGGGCCCCTCAGGCCGCAAGTTCTGGCTTGA
- the IL27RA gene encoding interleukin-27 receptor subunit alpha isoform X4 produces MSDKLLVWGTKTGQPLWPPIFVNLETQMKPNAPRLGPDVDFSEDEPLEATVHWTPPTWPSHKVLICQFQYRRCQEVAWTLLEPELKTVPLAPLEIQDLDLATGYEVHGRCRMDKEEDFLWGEWSPILSFQTPPSAPKDVWVSGNLCGTPGGEEPLLLWKPPGPCVQVSYKVWFWAGGRELSLEGVTCCNSSIPSGAEWARVSAVNATSWEPLTELSLVCLDSASAPHSVAVSSITGSTELLVTWQLGPGEPQEHVVGWAGDGDPLKKLNWVRLPPGNLSALLPGNFTAGVPYRITVTTVSASGLASAPPVWGFREELAPLVGPMLWRLQDAPPGTPAIAWGEVPRHQLRGHLTHYTLCSRSGNRPSVCMNVSCHTQSVTLPDLPWGPCELWVTASTIAGQGPPGPILRLHLPDNTLRWKVLLGLPFLWALFLMGCGLMLATSGRCHHLRHKMLPRWVWEKVPDPANSSSGQPHMEQVPEAQSLGDFPILEVEEMEPPPQVMESPQHPQNTAPLDSGYEKHFLPTPEELGLLGPLRPQVLA; encoded by the exons ATGTCTGACAAACTCCTTGTCTGGGGGACTAAGACAGGCCAGCCTCTCTGGCCTCCCATCTTCGTGAACCTGGAAACCCAAA TGAAGCCAAACGCCCCCCGGCTGGGTCCTGATGTGGACTTTTCTGAGGATGAACCCCTGGAGGCCACTGTCCATTGGACCCCACCTACGTGGCCATCTCATAAAGTTCTGATCTGCCAATTCCAATACCGAAGATGCCAGGAGGTGGCCTGGACCCTG CTGGAACCGGAGCTGAAGACGGTACCCCTGGCCCCTCTTGAGATCCAAGATTTGGATCTAGCCACCGGCTACGAAGTGCATGGCCGCTGCCGAATGGACAAAGAAGAGGATTTTTTGTGGGGCGAGTGGAGCCCCATTTTGTCCTTCCAGACACCGCCTTCTG CTCCAAAAGATGTGTGGGTGTCAGGGAACCTCTGTGGGACGCCTGGAGGAGAGGAACCGTTGCTTCTATGGAAG cccccaggGCCCTGTGTGCAGGTGAGCTACAAGGTCTGGTTCTGGGCTGGAGGGCGTGAGCTGAGTCTGGAGGGAGTTACCTGCTGCAATTCCTCTATTCCCAGCGGGGCAGAGTGGGCCAGGGTGTCTGCTGTGAATGCCACAAGCTGGGAGCCTCTCACCGAGCTCTCTCTGGTCTGCTTGG ATTCAGCCTCTGCCCCCCATAGCGTGGCAGTCAGCAGCATCACTGGGAGCACGGAGCTACTGGTGACCTGGCAGCTGGGGCCTGGGGAGCCACAGGAGCACGTGGTGGGCTGGGCTGGAGATGGGGACCCCCTAAAGAAACTCAACTGGGTCCGGCTTCCCCCTGGGAACCTCAGTGCTCTTTTACCAG GGAATTTCACGGCCGGGGTCCCCTACCGGATCACTGTGACCACAGTCTCTGCTTCGGGCTTGGCCTCTGCACCCCCCGTCTGGGGGTTCAGAGAGGAACTAG caCCCCTAGTGGGGCCAATGCTTTGGCGACTCCAAGATGCCCCTCCAGGGACCCCTGCCATAGCATGGGGAGAGGTCCCAAGGCACCAGCTTCGGGGCCACCTCACCCACTACACCTTGTGTTCACGAAGTGGAAACCGCCCCTCCGTCTGCATGAATG TGAGTTGCCACACACAGAGTGTCACCCTGCCTGACCTTCCTTGGGGTCCCTGTGAGCTGTGGGTGACGGCATCCACCATTGCTGGACAAGGGCCCCCTGGTCCCATCCTCCGGCTTCACCTACCAG ATAACACCCTGAGGTGGAAAGTTCTGCTGGGCCTCCCGTTCTTGTGGGCCTTGTTCCTGATGGGCTGTGGCCTGATGCTGGCCACCTCTGGAAG GTGCCACCACCTACGGCACAAGATGCTGCCCCGCTGGGTCTGGGAGAAGGTTCCTGATCCTGCCAACAGCAGTTCAGGCCAGCCCCACATGGAG CAAGTCCCTGAGGCCCAGTCCCTTGGGGACTTCCCCATACTGGAAGTGGAGGAGATGGAGCCACCACCGCAGGTTATGGAGTCCCCCCAGCACCCCCAGAACACCGCCCCGCTTGACTCTGGGTATGAGAAGCACTTCCTGCCCACGCCCGAGGAGCTGGGGCTGCTGGGGCCCCTCAGGCCGCAAGTTCTGGCTTGA
- the IL27RA gene encoding interleukin-27 receptor subunit alpha isoform X5, translating to MKPNAPRLGPDVDFSEDEPLEATVHWTPPTWPSHKVLICQFQYRRCQEVAWTLLEPELKTVPLAPLEIQDLDLATGYEVHGRCRMDKEEDFLWGEWSPILSFQTPPSAPKDVWVSGNLCGTPGGEEPLLLWKPPGPCVQVSYKVWFWAGGRELSLEGVTCCNSSIPSGAEWARVSAVNATSWEPLTELSLVCLDSASAPHSVAVSSITGSTELLVTWQLGPGEPQEHVVGWAGDGDPLKKLNWVRLPPGNLSALLPGNFTAGVPYRITVTTVSASGLASAPPVWGFREELAPLVGPMLWRLQDAPPGTPAIAWGEVPRHQLRGHLTHYTLCSRSGNRPSVCMNVSCHTQSVTLPDLPWGPCELWVTASTIAGQGPPGPILRLHLPDNTLRWKVLLGLPFLWALFLMGCGLMLATSGRCHHLRHKMLPRWVWEKVPDPANSSSGQPHMEQVPEAQSLGDFPILEVEEMEPPPQVMESPQHPQNTAPLDSGYEKHFLPTPEELGLLGPLRPQVLA from the exons TGAAGCCAAACGCCCCCCGGCTGGGTCCTGATGTGGACTTTTCTGAGGATGAACCCCTGGAGGCCACTGTCCATTGGACCCCACCTACGTGGCCATCTCATAAAGTTCTGATCTGCCAATTCCAATACCGAAGATGCCAGGAGGTGGCCTGGACCCTG CTGGAACCGGAGCTGAAGACGGTACCCCTGGCCCCTCTTGAGATCCAAGATTTGGATCTAGCCACCGGCTACGAAGTGCATGGCCGCTGCCGAATGGACAAAGAAGAGGATTTTTTGTGGGGCGAGTGGAGCCCCATTTTGTCCTTCCAGACACCGCCTTCTG CTCCAAAAGATGTGTGGGTGTCAGGGAACCTCTGTGGGACGCCTGGAGGAGAGGAACCGTTGCTTCTATGGAAG cccccaggGCCCTGTGTGCAGGTGAGCTACAAGGTCTGGTTCTGGGCTGGAGGGCGTGAGCTGAGTCTGGAGGGAGTTACCTGCTGCAATTCCTCTATTCCCAGCGGGGCAGAGTGGGCCAGGGTGTCTGCTGTGAATGCCACAAGCTGGGAGCCTCTCACCGAGCTCTCTCTGGTCTGCTTGG ATTCAGCCTCTGCCCCCCATAGCGTGGCAGTCAGCAGCATCACTGGGAGCACGGAGCTACTGGTGACCTGGCAGCTGGGGCCTGGGGAGCCACAGGAGCACGTGGTGGGCTGGGCTGGAGATGGGGACCCCCTAAAGAAACTCAACTGGGTCCGGCTTCCCCCTGGGAACCTCAGTGCTCTTTTACCAG GGAATTTCACGGCCGGGGTCCCCTACCGGATCACTGTGACCACAGTCTCTGCTTCGGGCTTGGCCTCTGCACCCCCCGTCTGGGGGTTCAGAGAGGAACTAG caCCCCTAGTGGGGCCAATGCTTTGGCGACTCCAAGATGCCCCTCCAGGGACCCCTGCCATAGCATGGGGAGAGGTCCCAAGGCACCAGCTTCGGGGCCACCTCACCCACTACACCTTGTGTTCACGAAGTGGAAACCGCCCCTCCGTCTGCATGAATG TGAGTTGCCACACACAGAGTGTCACCCTGCCTGACCTTCCTTGGGGTCCCTGTGAGCTGTGGGTGACGGCATCCACCATTGCTGGACAAGGGCCCCCTGGTCCCATCCTCCGGCTTCACCTACCAG ATAACACCCTGAGGTGGAAAGTTCTGCTGGGCCTCCCGTTCTTGTGGGCCTTGTTCCTGATGGGCTGTGGCCTGATGCTGGCCACCTCTGGAAG GTGCCACCACCTACGGCACAAGATGCTGCCCCGCTGGGTCTGGGAGAAGGTTCCTGATCCTGCCAACAGCAGTTCAGGCCAGCCCCACATGGAG CAAGTCCCTGAGGCCCAGTCCCTTGGGGACTTCCCCATACTGGAAGTGGAGGAGATGGAGCCACCACCGCAGGTTATGGAGTCCCCCCAGCACCCCCAGAACACCGCCCCGCTTGACTCTGGGTATGAGAAGCACTTCCTGCCCACGCCCGAGGAGCTGGGGCTGCTGGGGCCCCTCAGGCCGCAAGTTCTGGCTTGA
- the PALM3 gene encoding paralemmin-3: MALQSQVWSPATPMPMAESSLYRQRLEVIAEKRRLQEEIRAARRELEEEKLRVERLKRKSLRERWLMDGAAAEPEPSEDPTSKDPQSPEGQAQARIRNLEDSLFTLQSQLQLLQSASTGAQHKPSGRPSWRRQGHRPLSQPIIEAGSAGQTDLNKRTSLPAGLVGTPPESPSEPREDVLGFLPAPRQVPRAAGDSSEANGPCPGLSPAPEQGPGQRAAPSQGQVAEAKGGGMVSVVWEGLRATEDCATGATGPELEAKVEEVVLEAIGDRKRAGSLELPGWVKEDRGIVEVVWEGVGGSNTEAMGEVGRVPEALQTSLPRLQERLEVAASREGEDVPRGSPEGDGLRGSGGEEGSFIWVERVTLSEEWEELLVEGLEGPVVAGREGSDESPSGAQGAVTGGGEESWEAEKRKAEESMGIASEEKPETDREGAEMLPVVERKGEEWKLELESRGGAEKLGTEREGVEEPLGVEKKEVEGDWRTEKEGGEEERGAQEEEAEAPRRVEKKRGEEGPEASEEPLQAERKGEEEPLQAERRGGEEPLQAERRGGEEPLEAERRGGEEPLEAERRGGEEPLEAERRGGEEPLEAERRGGEEPLQAERRGGEEPLQAERRGGEEPLEAEKTQGVKEGLSLERQESREGSESQAEEGSEAGTPLEANTETRPEEEGPQPQEKPVGALEEGVKSKTAAEGQVPLGDATPLLAETPAPEQHAECQPLLRGEGPSANPSAHPVPTYALARLHEASAPTESEEASGPKQKTCQCCAVM, from the exons ATGGCCCTGCAGAGTCAGGTGTGGTCTCCAGCCACACCCAT GCCTATGGCGGAGAGCTCCCTCTACCGGCAGCGGCTAGAAGTCATCGCT GAGAAGCGGCGGCTGCAGGAGGAGATCCGCGCCGCGCGCcgggagctggaggaggagaaaCTCCGCGTGGAGCGGCTCAAG AGGAAGTCTCTTCGGGAACGTTGGCTAATGGACGGGGCAGCTGCAGAGCCAGAGCCGTCGGAGGACCCCACCTCGAAGGACCCCCAGTCACCGGAGGGCCAGGCTCAGGCCCGAATCCGGAACCTGGAAGACAGTTTATTCAC ACTCCAGTCCCAGCTGCAGCTGTTGCAAAGTGCTTCCACCGGTGCCCAACACAAGCCCTCGGGCAGGCCCAGCTGGCGAAGACAG GGTCACCGTCCTCTCTCCCAGCCCATCATCGAGGCAGGTTCTGCAG GCCAGACTGATCTGAACAAGAGAACCTCCCTGCCAGCCGGACTAGTGGGCACGCCGCCAGAGTCCCCCTCTGAGCCCAGGGAGGATGTCTTGGGGTTTCTGCCAGCCCCAAGGCAGGTCCCCAGGGCAGCAGGGGACTCCTCAGAAGCCAATGGCCCCTGTCCCGGTCTGAGCCCCGCTCCAGAGCAGGGGCCAGGTCAGAGGGCAGCGCCATCCCAAGGGCAGGTGGCCGAGGCCAAAGGAGGGGGCATGGTGAGTGTGGTGTGGGAGGGGCTGAGGGCCACGGAGGACTGTGCCACAGGGGCCACGGGCCCCGagctggaggctaaggtggaggaAGTGGTGCTGGAAGCCATCGGAGACAGGAAGAGAGCTGGCAGCCTGGAGCTCCCAGGCTGGGTGAAGGAGGACAGGGGCATTGTGGAGGTGGTCTGGGAGGGGGTGGGCGGCAGCAACACAGAGGCCATGGGGGAGGTAGGCAGGGTCCCCGAGGCCTTGCAGACCAGCTTGCCTAGGCTTCAGGAGAGATTAGAGGTGGCAGCTTCCAGAGAAGGGGAAGATGTTCCCAGGGGCAGCCCTGAGGGTGATGGGCTGAGGGGCTCTGGAGGAGAGGAGGGGTCCTTCATTTGGGTGGAGAGAGTGACCCTCAGCGAGGAGTGGGAGGAGCTGCTGGTGGAAGGTTTGGAAGGGCCAgtggtggcagggagggagggaagcgaTGAGAGTCCGTCAGGCGCTCAGGGGGCTGTGACAGGAGGAGGCGAGgagtcctgggaggcagagaagaggaAAGCGGAAGAATCCATGGGCATAGCAAGTGAGGAAAAGCCAGAGACAGACAGGGAGGGAGCGGAGATGTTGCCGGTGgtagagaggaaaggagaggagtggAAGTTGGAGCTGGAGAGCAGAGGAGGTGCAGAAAAGCTGGGGACAGAGAGGGAAGGAGTGGAGGAACCACTGGGCGTAGAGAAAAAAGAGGTTGAGGGAGATTGGaggacagagaaggaaggaggtgaGGAAGAGCGAGGGgcacaggaggaggaggcagaagcaCCACGGAgagtagagaagaaaagaggtgAGGAAGGGCCAGAGGCAAGCGAAGAACCactgcaggcagagagaaagggagaggaggaaccactgcaggcagagagaaggggaggggaggaaccactgcaggcagagagaaggggaggggaggaaccactggaggcagagagaaggggaggggaggaaccactggaggcagagagaaggggaggggaggaaccactggaggcagagagaaggggaggggaggaaccactggaggcagagagaaggggaggggaggaaccactgcaggcagagagaaggggaggggaggaaccactgcaggcagagagaaggggaggggaggaaccaCTGGAGGCAGAGAAGACCCAAGGGGTCAAGGAAGGTCTGAGTCTAGAGCGACAGGAGTCCAGGGAAGGAAGTGAatcccaggcagaggaggggagTGAGGCAGGGACTCCCCTCGAGGCTAACACGGAGACACGGCCAGAGGAGGAAGGACCTCAGCCTCAGGAGAAGCCGGTAGGAGCCCTGGAGGAGGGAGTGAAGTCGAAAACCGCTGCTGAGGGCCAAGTCCCCTTGGGGGATGCCACACCCCTTCTGGCTGAGACCCCAGCCCCAGAACAGCATGCTGAATGCCAGCCACTGCTTCGGGGAGAGGGGCCCAGCGCCAACCCCAGTGCCCACCCTGTGCCCACCTATGCACTTGCCCGGCTGCATGAGGCATCTGCCCCCACCGAGAGTGAAGAGGCCAGTGGCCCTAAGCAAAAGACGTGCCAGTGTTGTGCGGTCATGTGA
- the MISP3 gene encoding uncharacterized protein MISP3 isoform X1 has product METPIEREIRRSCEREESLRRSRGLSSGRAGRELVELRVRPVLNLPGPGPTLPRALERARAGAQMQRDIEREAHRQAALARPAAAESRAQSPPQPLGELKRFFEAAAGSGSSAGAGGGAGPQGLPEPGGPARSAVQGPCPVLARAPPPFAPSLLEQEVRAVREREQELQRQRRSVYGTAEFKEPTPSLTAGEMSAPSPLASRGDGKLAVIWPPRRKVSENGLEQEERKP; this is encoded by the exons ATGGAGACTCCCATAGAGCGCGAAATCCGCCGCAGCTGCGAACGCGAGGAGAGCCTGCGCCGGAGCCGGGGCCTGAGCTCGGGCCGCGCGGGCCGCGAACTCGTCGAGCTGCGCGTGAGGCCAGTGCTCAACCTGCCGGGTCCTGGCCCCACGCTCCCGCGCGCCCTGGAGCGCGCGCGGGCGGGCGCGCAGATGCAGCGGGACATCGAGCGGGAGGCCCACCGGCAGGCGGCGCTGGCGCGCCCCGCGGCCGCGGAGTCGCGCGCCCAGTCGCCGCCTCAGCCGCTGGGCGAACTCAAGCGCTTCTTCGAGGCCGCCGCGGGGAGTGGCTCCtcggcgggggcggggggcggcgCGGGCCCGCAGGGGCTGCCAGAGCCCGGGGGCCCGGCGCGCTCGGCCGTACAGGGCCCGTGCCCGGTGCTGGCCCGCGCCCCGCCGCCTTTCGCTCCGTCACTGCTGGAGCAGGAGGTGCGCGCGGTGCGCGAGCGCGAACAGGAGCTGCAGCGCCAGCGGCGCAGTGTCTACGGCACCGCGGAGTTCAAGGAGCCTACGCCGAGTCTCACCG CTGGTGAGATGAGCGCCCCTTCCCCCCTAGCGAGCAGGGGCGACGGAAAGTTGGCGGTGATCTGGCCCCCCCGCAGAAAGGTCTCGGAGAACGGCCTGGAGCAG GAGGAGCGCAAACCTTGA
- the MISP3 gene encoding uncharacterized protein MISP3 isoform X2, with amino-acid sequence METPIEREIRRSCEREESLRRSRGLSSGRAGRELVELRVRPVLNLPGPGPTLPRALERARAGAQMQRDIEREAHRQAALARPAAAESRAQSPPQPLGELKRFFEAAAGSGSSAGAGGGAGPQGLPEPGGPARSAVQGPCPVLARAPPPFAPSLLEQEVRAVREREQELQRQRRSVYGTAEFKEPTPSLTASRGDGKLAVIWPPRRKVSENGLEQEERKP; translated from the exons ATGGAGACTCCCATAGAGCGCGAAATCCGCCGCAGCTGCGAACGCGAGGAGAGCCTGCGCCGGAGCCGGGGCCTGAGCTCGGGCCGCGCGGGCCGCGAACTCGTCGAGCTGCGCGTGAGGCCAGTGCTCAACCTGCCGGGTCCTGGCCCCACGCTCCCGCGCGCCCTGGAGCGCGCGCGGGCGGGCGCGCAGATGCAGCGGGACATCGAGCGGGAGGCCCACCGGCAGGCGGCGCTGGCGCGCCCCGCGGCCGCGGAGTCGCGCGCCCAGTCGCCGCCTCAGCCGCTGGGCGAACTCAAGCGCTTCTTCGAGGCCGCCGCGGGGAGTGGCTCCtcggcgggggcggggggcggcgCGGGCCCGCAGGGGCTGCCAGAGCCCGGGGGCCCGGCGCGCTCGGCCGTACAGGGCCCGTGCCCGGTGCTGGCCCGCGCCCCGCCGCCTTTCGCTCCGTCACTGCTGGAGCAGGAGGTGCGCGCGGTGCGCGAGCGCGAACAGGAGCTGCAGCGCCAGCGGCGCAGTGTCTACGGCACCGCGGAGTTCAAGGAGCCTACGCCGAGTCTCACCG CGAGCAGGGGCGACGGAAAGTTGGCGGTGATCTGGCCCCCCCGCAGAAAGGTCTCGGAGAACGGCCTGGAGCAG GAGGAGCGCAAACCTTGA